A genomic window from Labeo rohita strain BAU-BD-2019 chromosome 6, IGBB_LRoh.1.0, whole genome shotgun sequence includes:
- the LOC127166571 gene encoding cytochrome P450 20A1 yields MLDFAIFAVTFVIILIGAVLYLYPSSRSASGVPGLNPTEEKDGNLQDIVNRGSLHEFLVGLHDEFGSVASFWFGGRPVVSLGGVDQLRQHINPNWTTDSFETMLKSLLGYQSGSGVGVTEPMIRKKVYEGAINKTLENNFPILLQLVEELVDKWASYPKSQHTPLCAHLLGLAMKSVTQLAMGSRFRDDAEVIRFRKNHEAIWSEIGKGYLDGSLEKSSSRKAHYESALAEMESVLKSVAKQRSGQGSSQSFVNYLLQANLTERQVMEDGMVFTLAGCVITANLCIWAVHFLSVSEAVQEQLYNELVEVLGEEPVTLEKIPQLRYCQQVLNETVRTAKLTPVAARLQEVEGKVDQHVIPKETLVIYALGVVLQDADTWSLPYRFNPDRFADESVMKSFSLLGFSGNQACPELRFAYTVAAVLLSTLVRKLRLHKVQGQVVEARYELVTTPKDDTWITVSKRN; encoded by the exons ATGCTGGATTTTGCTATATTTGCAGTGACATTTGTCATTATCCTGATCGGTGCCGTCCTCTATTTGTATCCg TCATCTAGAAGTGCCTCTGGTGTGCCTGGACTAAACCCCACAGAAGAGAA AGATGGGAATCTGCAAGATATAGTGAACAGAGGAAGCCTCCATGAATTCCTAGTGGGTCTTCATGATGAGTTTGGGTCTGTGGCATCTTTCTGGTTCGGTGGGAGACCAGTGGTCAGCCTGGGTGGTGTGGACCAACTCCGACAACACATCAACCCCAACTGGACCA CGGATTCCTTTGAGACAATGCTCAAGTCGTTGCTAGGTTACCAGTCAGGTTCAGGAGTGGGAGTGACGGAGCCGATGATACGAAAAAAAGTGTACGAGGGAGCTATCAATAAAACCCTGGAGAACAACTTCCCTATATTGCTTCAG CTGGTGGAGGAGCTGGTTGATAAGTGGGCATCTTATCCTAAATCACAGCACACGCCTCTTTGTGCTCATCTGCTTGGATTGGCTATGAAGTCTGTCACTCAGCTTGCCATGGGAAGTCGTTTTCGGGATGATGCTGAGGTCATCCGGTTCCGTAAGAACCATGAAGCG ATCTGGTCAGAGATCGGTAAAGGTTATCTGGATGGATCCCTAGAGAAGAGTTCCAGCAGAAAGGCCCATTATGAGAGTG CTCTGGCTGAGATGGAATCAGTGTTGAAGTCTGTGGCAAAGCAGAGGAGTGGACAAGGATCTAGTCAGTCTTTTGTTAACTACTTACTACAGGCCAATCTGACAGAGCGACAG GTGATGGAAGATGGTATGGTTTTTACTCTAGCTGGCTGTGTCATCACTGCTAACT TGTGCATCTGGGCAGTTCACTTCCTATCAGTCTCAGAGGCAGTGCAGGAGCAGCTCTATAATGAGCTTGTTGAAGTGCTCGGAGAGGAGCCTGTTACCTTGGAGAAGATTCCACAACTCAG ATACTGCCAGCAGGTGCTGAATGAAACCGTTCGCACAGCTAAACTGACGCCCGTGGCTGCCAGATTACAGGAGGTGGAGGGGAAGGTGGACCAACACGTCATTCCCAAAGAA ACTTTGGTTATCTATGCCTTGGGCGTCGTCCTTCAAGATGCAGATACTTGGTCACTTCCATAtag GTTTAATCCTGATAGATTTGCTGATGAGTCAGTGATGAAGAGCTTCTCGCTGCTTGGATTCTCAGGAAACCAGGCCTGCCCTGAACTAAG ATTTGCATATACCGTGGCCGCGGTGCTGCTCAGCACGCTGGTGCGCAAGTTGAGACTGCACAAAGTGCAAGGGCAGGTGGTTGAGGCCAGGTATGAGCTGGTGACCACACCCAAAGATGACACCTGGATCACAGTCAGCAAGAGGAACTGA
- the zp2l2 gene encoding zona pellucida glycoprotein 2, like 2, whose amino-acid sequence MLVIAALIAFTLSVYLSNAQDPQFPWQMPQYQGGGLSFSPVLQEFPQQEMFQLQQGFSPELSEMSSSFSGSQRCVVEQHERIECGEPDISPAECEDISCCYDVHGCYYAKAVTLQCTRDGQFVLVVARDATMPRISLDSIHMLEKDPSDHCAPVGSTASFAIYQFTVSSCGTRMKEESGFVIYENMMTSTYEVGLGPRGSIMRDSSYELKFQCRYSGSAVEALVVEVNTVPPPPPVSQQGPLRVELRLANGECTTKGCSDEDMYTSYYSEADYPVTKVLREPVYVEVRILERTDPNLILVLDHCWATSDPEPLSLPQWDLVINGCSYEDDHYLTTVLPVGHSGLQYPSHYKRFVVKMFTFVDQSSLVPLQERIFIHCTTSVCHPSITGSCEPSCGSRTRRSVTEDLKDSEEKVVVSSGEVILLSHLPISANLVDNEVPQILDYGLWAAGALTVLGVCGLVVAVLIQRAKPHPQPAPV is encoded by the exons ATGTTGGTAATTGCAGCATTAATTGCGTTCACGCTCAGTGTGTATTTGAGCAATGCTCAGGATCCGCAGTTTCCGTGGCAGATGCCCCAGTATCAAGGTGGTGGTTTATCATTCTCACCGGTTCTGCAGGAATTTCCCCAGCAAGAGATGTTTCAGCTCCAGCAGGGCTTTTCGCCGGAGTTGAGTGAGATGAGCTCCTCTTTCTCCGGCTCTCAGCGCTGTGTGGTGGAGCAGCATGAACGCATTGAGTGTGGAGAGCCTGACATCTCTCCAGCTGAATGTGAGGATATCAGCTGCTGTTATGATGTCCACGGCTGTTACTATGCCAAGGCAG TTACTTTGCAGTGCACAAGAGATGGGCAGTTTGTATTGGTGGTTGCACGTGATGCTACCATGCCACGCATCAGTTTAGACTCTATCCACATGCTGGAGAAAGACCCCAGTGACCACTGCGCTCCCGTCGGCAGCACTGCCAGCTTTGCCATCTATCAGTTTACTGTCAGCTCCTGTGGCACCAGAATGAAG GAAGAAAGCGGTTTTGTTATTTATGAAAACATGATGACCTCCACGTATGAAGTGGGCCTTGGACCTCGTGGATCAATTATGAGAGACAGTTCTTATGA GCTGAAGTTTCAGTGCAGGTATTCGGGATCAGCAGTTGAGGCTCTGGTGGTGGAGGTGAATACGGTTCCTCCTCCTCCCCCTGTCTCTCAGCAGGGCCCGCTCAGAGTGGAGCTCAGGCTTGCCAATGGAGAGTGCACCACTAAAGGATGCTCTGATG AGGATATGTACACCTCGTACTACTCTGAGGCGGACTACCCTGTTACTAAAGTGTTGAGAGAACCTGTGTATGTGGAGGTGCGGATTCTGGAGAGAACTGATCCGAACCTTATCCTGGTCCTGGACCACTGCTGGGCCACTTCTGATCCTGAACCACTGAGCCTGCCTCAGTGGGACCTTGTGATAAATGG CTGTTCATATGAGGATGACCATTACCTGACCACAGTGCTTCCCGTTGGACACTCAGGACTGCAGTACCCATCTCATTACAAACGCTTCGTTgtgaagatgtttacatttgtaGATCAGTCCTCGCTTGTGCCTCTGCAGGAAAGG ATTTTTATTCACTGCACTACGTCTGTTTGCCACCCCTCCATCACGGGGTCATGTGAGCCCAGCTGTGGCAGCAGGACAA gaaggTCCGTTACAGAAGACCTGAAGGATTCTGAGGAAAAGGTTGTAGTTTCGAGTGGGGAGGTCATACTTCTATCCCATTTGCCAATTTCTGCCAATCTAGTGGATAATGAAG TCCCACAGATATTGGATTATGGATTATGGGCGGCAGGAGCTCTCACTGTGTTGGGTGTGTGTGGGCTTGTGGTGGCTGTTTTAATACAGCGGGCCAAACCTCACCCTCAGCCCGCTCCAGTGTGA